One Streptococcus sp. zg-86 DNA window includes the following coding sequences:
- the eno gene encoding surface-displayed alpha-enolase yields the protein MSIITDVYAREVLDSRGNPTLEVEVYTESGAFGRGMVPSGASTGEHEAVELRDGDKSRYLGLGTQKAVDNVNNVIADAIIGYDVRDQQAIDRAMIALDGTPNKGKLGANAILGVSIAVARAAADYLEIPLYSYLGGFNTKVLPTPMMNIINGGSHSDAPIAFQEFMILPVGAPTFKEGLRWGAEVFHALKKILKARGLVTAVGDEGGFAPKFEGTEDGVETIIEAIEAAGYEAGENGIMIGFDCASSEFYDKERKVYDYTKFEGEGAAVRTSAEQIDYLEELVNKYPIITIEDGMDENDWDGWKALTERLGKRVQLVGDDFFVTNTDYLARGIKEGAANSILIKVNQIGTLTETFEAIEMAKEAGYTAVVSHRSGETEDSTIADIAVATNAGQIKTGSLSRTDRIAKYNQLLRIEDQLGEVAVYKGLNSFYNLKK from the coding sequence TCACGCGGTAACCCAACACTGGAAGTAGAAGTTTACACTGAATCAGGTGCATTCGGTCGTGGTATGGTTCCTTCAGGAGCTTCTACTGGTGAGCATGAAGCAGTTGAGCTTCGTGATGGAGATAAATCTCGTTACCTTGGTCTTGGTACACAAAAAGCTGTTGATAACGTAAACAACGTTATTGCAGATGCTATCATCGGTTACGATGTTCGTGACCAACAAGCAATCGACCGTGCAATGATCGCTCTTGACGGTACTCCAAACAAAGGTAAATTGGGTGCAAATGCAATCCTTGGTGTGTCTATCGCTGTAGCACGTGCTGCTGCTGACTACCTTGAAATCCCACTTTACAGCTACCTTGGTGGATTCAATACAAAAGTTCTTCCAACACCAATGATGAATATCATTAACGGTGGTTCTCACTCAGATGCTCCAATCGCTTTCCAAGAATTCATGATTTTGCCAGTTGGTGCGCCAACTTTCAAAGAAGGTCTTCGTTGGGGTGCTGAAGTATTCCACGCTTTGAAGAAAATCTTGAAAGCTCGTGGTTTGGTAACAGCTGTTGGTGACGAAGGTGGATTCGCTCCTAAATTCGAAGGAACTGAAGACGGTGTTGAAACAATCATCGAAGCAATCGAAGCAGCTGGTTACGAAGCTGGTGAAAATGGAATCATGATTGGTTTCGACTGTGCATCATCTGAGTTCTACGACAAAGAGCGTAAAGTATATGACTACACTAAATTCGAAGGTGAAGGAGCTGCTGTACGTACTTCTGCAGAGCAAATCGATTACCTTGAAGAATTGGTAAACAAATACCCAATCATCACAATTGAAGATGGGATGGATGAAAATGACTGGGATGGTTGGAAAGCTCTTACTGAACGTCTTGGTAAACGTGTACAATTGGTTGGTGACGACTTCTTCGTTACAAACACTGACTACCTAGCACGTGGTATCAAAGAAGGAGCTGCTAACTCAATCCTTATCAAAGTAAACCAAATCGGTACACTTACTGAAACATTTGAAGCAATCGAAATGGCGAAAGAAGCTGGTTACACTGCGGTTGTATCACACCGTTCAGGTGAAACTGAAGATTCAACAATCGCTGACATCGCAGTTGCAACAAACGCTGGTCAAATCAAGACAGGTTCATTGTCACGTACTGACCGTATTGCCAAATACAACCAATTGCTTCGTATCGAAGACCAACTTGGTGAAGTTGCAGTATACAAAGGGTTGAACTCTTTCTACAACTTGAAAAAATAA